The window AGTCAAAGTGGGTGAGAGGTATGTTGAGGATCCTGCTGAAGTCAAGAACATTATTGCGGCTCACTTTGAAtctttattcaagcttggtgGGGTGCTGGaaataaaagatttaaattaTACAGTGAGGCAGATAAATCAGAGAAATGCGGAAGAAATGATAAGGCCAGCAACAGAGGAGGAAGTATGGGAGACAGTCAACAACTATGATGGAAGCAAAGCCTCAGGCCCGGACGAGTTCAATATGAATTTCTTTAAGAAACAATAGGGGATCGTCAAAGGGAAAATGATGGAATTTGTCAATCATTTCTTCACAACGGGTAAACTTAAACTCGGGGTCAATAACTCCTTCATTACTCTGATTCCTAAAGTCAGAAATCCTGTGAAAATGAAAGATTACCACCCCATCAGCCTTGTCGACAGGCTTTACAAAATTGTGGCTAAAATCTTTGTTAATCGAATTAAGGTAGTTATTGGTGATGTGGTAGGAAACAACCAGTTCGCCTTTGTTAAGGGGAGGCAATTGATAGATGCGGTTCTTGTTGCTAATGAACTCATTGATCTGATCAAGAAGGAAAAGACTGAAGGGTTGATTTTGAAAGTGGATTTTGAGAAGGCTTATGACTACATCAATTGGGGTTTCCTCGATTTTATTATGGCTAAGATGGGCTTCCACGAAAAATGGCGAGGTTGGATCCATGAGTGCATATCCACAGTCCATATGTCAATACTTGTGAATGGATCTCCCTCGAAGAACTTTCGCATGCGACGAAGGCCTTCGCCCAGGTTGTCCGCTGtccccttttttatttaacttgATTGCGAAAGGATTTAGTTGTTTTATGAAAGAAGCTAAAAGAAAAGGTTTTTTCAATGGTATTCTTGTCGGGAGGAATGGACTCACGGTATCCCATCTTCAATTTACGGACGATATAATGATATTCTGTTATCCTGAACTGAAGCAGTTAAGAAACATAAAAAGGGTGCTTAGAGTTTTCCAGTCGATGTCTGCGCTTAAGATCAATTTTGCTAAGAGCAGCCTAACTGGAATTGATATGGAGCTAGAG is drawn from Theobroma cacao cultivar B97-61/B2 chromosome 4, Criollo_cocoa_genome_V2, whole genome shotgun sequence and contains these coding sequences:
- the LOC18601081 gene encoding uncharacterized protein LOC18601081 — protein: MMEFVNHFFTTGKLKLGVNNSFITLIPKVRNPVKMKDYHPISLVDRLYKIVAKIFVNRIKVVIGDVVGNNQFAFVKGRQLIDAVLVANELIDLIKKEKTEGLILKVDFEKAYDYINWGFLDFIMAKMGFHEKWRGWIHECISTVHMSILVNGSPSKNFRMRRRPSPRVLRVFQSMSALKINFAKSSLTGIDMELEVMEEWANLVGCGRDSLPTSYLGLPLGVNHRSQQLWRPVIQKVQNRLVGWQSKLLSMGGKITLMRYNLSSTWRLEMVRISDFGWIIGLKMVVEKRCFQEFTPWRKTNAKLSKSSGNGKTGVGSGMLSSGGIFSNGNKSSTTLSTR